From the Cryptomeria japonica chromosome 2, Sugi_1.0, whole genome shotgun sequence genome, one window contains:
- the LOC131030367 gene encoding pentatricopeptide repeat-containing protein At3g12770-like produces the protein MSLPTTTHLNLTALCREGQLKEALHILLTTHNPPEDYSTYLQLLQSCILKNALSQGKNVQSFIAHRRCAFAESTTFQNNLLKMYVKCGSLVNARKVFDQMKKRDSFSWNTIIAAYRRHRYPHEAVSLFRQMQRTGIQPNQFTFASVFPACAKIGALEQGMDIHQSIKDQGILSDVVVTNALVDMYAKCGRIDKARELFDKMPQRDVVSWNTMIAGYTQNSVLDEAVRLFEEMPQRNVISWNVMIAGYEQNGFVEKALETFQQMQLVGVKPDSATFASILPACGKMGALEQGMDIHQSIKDRGISSNVVVATALLDMYAKCGSIDKARELFDKISQRNVVPWTAMISGYAQIGFVEKALETFKQMHLAGVKPNPATFASILPACAKIGALEQGREIHQSITEGGFLSDVVVASALVDMYAKCGSIDKAQTLFDTMPRRDVVSWNAMIAGYAQNGFAEEALKTFEQMQLAGVKADSTTFASILPACAKMGALEQGMNIHQSIKDRGILSDVVVATALVDMYAKCGSIDKAHELFDKMPQKNVVSWNAMIVGYAQNGFVEKALEIFKQMRLAGVKPNCTTFASILPACGKMGALEQGMDIHQSIMEEGILSEGVVANALVDMYAKCGSIDKARELFDKTPQRDVFSWNTMIAGYAQNGSCKDALKIFELMKSSGTCPDTVTFACVLFACSHAGLVDEGSAYFNHMNKLYCITPTVDHYVCMVDLLARAGHLEDTLNFIIKMPIKPMVVVWMSFLAACKSHMNIGLAVFTAMLLFDLDPKNAAIYVLLSNIYAEVGRWGEVQTVRRLMKDEGIKKIPGCSWIEENKMVHVFCIGDRSHPRIQEIYAKLEELAWEMKAAGYCPDSRHLPNDVEEEEKELFLSHHSEKLAIAFGLLNMPPGTTIRVVKNLRVCTDCHTATKFISKIVGREIVVRDANRFHHFKQGHCSCGDYW, from the coding sequence ATGTCATTGCCAACCACTACTCATCTCAATCTCACAGCATTATGTAGAGAGGGCCAGTTGAAGGAGGCACTGCACATTCTGCTTACTACACACAATCCCCCTGAAGACTACTCTACATATCTTCAATTATTGCAGTCCTGCATCCTCAAAAATGCGCTTTCACAGGggaaaaatgtccaatctttcatTGCTCACAGGCGATGTGCATTTGCTGAAAGCACAACTTTTCAGAATAACCTTCTTAAGATGTATGTCAAGTGCGGAAGTTTGGTTAATGCCCGTAAAGTGTTTGACCAAATGAAAAAACGAGACAGCTTCTCATGGAATACGATTATTGCAGCGTACAGAAGGCATAGGTATCCTCACGAGGCAGTCTCACTGTTTCGCCAAATGCAACGAACAGGCATCCAACCCAATCAGTTCACATTTGCTAGCGTGtttccagcctgtgccaaaataggagctttggaacaaggtatggacatccatcaaagcataaaggatcaaggaattttgtcagatgttgtagttacaaatgccctggtagacatgtatgcaaaatgtggaagaatagacaaggcacgtgaactgtttgacaaaatgcctcagagAGATGTtgtctcatggaatacaatgattgCAGGATACACACAAAATAGTGTTCTTGATGAGGCTGTAAGGCTTTTCGaggaaatgcctcaaagaaatgtgatctcatggaatgtgatgattgcaggatatgaacaaaatggatttgttgagaaggctttagaaactttccagcaaatgcaattggtaggtgtaaagccagattccgcaacctttgctagcatccttccGGCCTGTggtaaaatgggagctttggaacagggtatggacatccatcaaagcataaaggatagaggaatttcctcaaatgttgtagttgcaactgccctgttagacatgtatgcaaaatgtggaagcatagataagGCACGCGAGCTGTTTGACAAAAtttctcaaagaaatgtggtcccCTGGACTGCGATGATCTCAGGATATGCACAAattggatttgttgagaaggctttagaaaccttcaagcaaatgcatttggcaggtgtaaaaccaaatcccgcaacctttgccagcatcctcccagcctgtgccaaaattggagctttggaacaaggtagggaaatccatcaaagcataacagaaggtggatttttgtcagatgttgtagttgcaagtgccctggtagacatgtatgcaaaatgtggaagcatagacaaggcacaaaCATTGTTTGACACAATGCCTCGAAGAGATGttgtctcatggaatgccatgattgcaggatatgcacaaaatggatttgctgAAGAGGCTTTGAAAACATTCGAGCAAATGCAGTTGGCAGGTGTAAAGGCAGACTCCAcgacctttgctagcatccttccagcctgtgccaaaatgggagcattGGAACAGGGTATgaatatccatcaaagcataaaggatcgcggaattttgtcagatgttgtagttgcaactgccctggtcgatatgtatgcaaaatgtggaagcatagacaaagcgcatgaactgtttgacaaaatgcctcaaaaaaatgtggtctcatggaatgccatgattgtaggatatgcacaaaatggatttgttgaaaaagctttagaaaTCTTTAAGCAAATGCGATTAGCAGGTGTAAAGCCGAAttgcacaacttttgccagcaTTCTCCCTGCCTGtggcaaaatgggagctttggaacagggtatggacatccatcaaagcataatggaagaGGGGATTTTGTCAGAAGGTGTGGTTGCaaatgccctggtagacatgtatgcaaaatgtggaagcatagacaaggcacgtgaactgtttgacaaaacgCCTCAAAGAGATGTTTTCTCATGGAataccatgattgcaggatatgcacagaaTGGATCTTGCAAAGATGCTCTCAAAATCTTTGAATTAATGAAATCCTCTGGGACATGTCCTGACACTGTAACCTTTGCTTGTGTTCTATTTGCGTGCAGCCATGCAGGTTTAGTGGATGAGGGCAGTGCTTACTTTAATCACATGAATAAACTTTATTGCATTACACCTACAGTTGATCATTATGTGTGCATGGTTGATCTTCTTGCCCGTGCTGGCCATCTTGAAGACACTCTAAACTTTATCATTAAGATGCCCATTAAACCTATGGTGGTTGTGTGGATGTCTTTTCTTGCTGCCTGTAAATCACATATGAATATAGGCTTAGCAGTATTTACAGCAATGCTGCTTTTTGATTTGGATCCTAAAAATGCTGCGATTTATGTTCTTCTCTCAAACATCTATGCAGAAGTGGGCAGGTGGGGTGAAGTTCAGACGGTAAGGAGATtgatgaaagatgaaggaattaaaAAGATCcctggatgtagttggattgaagaAAATAAAATGGTACATGTTTTTTGTATAGGAGACAGATCTCATCCACGGATACAGGAGATCTATGCAAAGTTGGAGGAATTGGCATGGGAGATGAAGGCAGCAGGGTATTGTCCAGATTCGAGACATTTACCTAATGAtgtggaagaggaggaaaaagaattaTTTCTCTCCCACCATAGTGAAAAGTTGGCGATTGCATTTGGTTTGTTAAACATGCCTCCTGGAACAACTATTAGAGTCGTTAAAAACCTTCGAGTATGTACTGATTGTCACACTGCAACGAAATTTATCTCCAAGATTGTTGGAAGAGAAATTGTTGTGAGAGATGCCAATCGTTTCCATCATTTTAAACAGGGACACTGTTCTTGCGGAGATTATTGGTGA